A region of the Neptunomonas phycophila genome:
ACACGCACTAAACCAACACGGAATTGGTTTTCAGCCATTTCACCGACAGAACGAATACGGCGGTTACCCAAATGGTCAATATCATCAACAATGCCTTTACCATTGCGGATATCGATTAGGGTCTTCATAACGTCAAGGATATCTTCTTTACCTAAAACGCCAGAACCTACCTCTTCAGCACGGCCTAGACGGCGGTTGAACTTCATACGACCTACAGCAGACAGGTCATAACGCTCTTCAGAGAAGAACAAGTTCTGGAACAAGGCTTCAGCCGACTCTTTTGTTGGCGGCTCACCTGGACGCATCATACGGTAGATTTCTACCAATGCTTCCAATTGGCTGCGAGTTGGGTCGATACGCAATGTATCCGACATGAAAGGACCACAGTCCAAGTCATTGGTATACAAGGTTTGGAATGTTGTAACATTTGCTGCTGCAAATTTAGTGATTAGATCTTCCGTTACTTCTGTGTTACATGGGCAGATCAGTTCACCGGTTGTTGCATCCAGCATGTCTTGAGCAATAGACTTACCTAACAAGTACTCATTAGGAACGTCCAACTGCGTCATACCTGCATCAGCCATTTTCTTAATATGACGAGGAGTAATACGACGGCCAGCTTCAACGATCACATCACCCTTAGGTGATTTAATCTCAAACGACATGGTTTCGCCACGAAGACGCTCTGGTACCAACTCCATAGACACGCCTTCGTCAGACAGCATCCAGTTAGTACGGTCGAAGAAGATGTCGAGGATCTCGTTAGACTCATAACCCAATGCACGCAACAAAATTGTCGCAGGCAATTTACGGCGACGGTCAATACGTACAAAAAGGGAATCTTTAGGATCAAACTCAAAATCCAACCATGAACCACGGTAAGGAATAATTCGTGCTGAGTACAACAACTTACCAGACGAGTGTGTTTTCCCTTTATCGTGATCGAAGAACACACCAGGAGAACGGTGCAACTGAGAAACGATTACACGCTCAGTACCGTTAACCACAAATGTGCCGTTATCAGTCATCAAAGGCATTTCGCCCATGTAGACTTCTTGTTCTTTAATATCCTTTACCGCTTTATTTGATGATTCGCGGTCGTAGATAACGAGGCGCACTTTTACACGCAAAGGAGCCGCATAGGTCACACCACGCAACTGACACTCTTTGACATCAAAAACGGGCTCACCCAAGCGATAGCCAACATATTCTAATGCGGCGTTGCCAGAATAAGAGACGATCGGAAATACAGATTTGAACGCTGCGTGTAAGCCTTCTTCTTTACGACCCGCGGCATCAACTCCTTCTTGGAGGAATTTGCGGTAAGAATCAAGCTGGATCGCCAGCAGGTAAGGTACATCCATGACTTGCAGCAATTTGCTGAAATCTTTTCGGATGCGTTTCTTTTCGGTGTATGAATAAGCCATCAGTGTTCCTCAGCATGTGCACCAAGTTGAGAAGCAGTCCAGAATTAGAGCTTCCGGTCTGTGCAACCGCTATTTATTTGCTGTCTATAAATAACGGAAAAAGGCCGGTAGCAATTTGCCACCAGCCATAGATATATCAAGCAGTCTCAAGCTGCTTGAAGAGCATAAGCGCGATTACTTAAGCTCAACAGAAGCGCCAGCTTCTTCCAGTGCTTTCTTAAGCTCTTCAGCTTCTTCTTTGCTAGCACCTTCTTTAATAGTAGATGGAGCACCATCAACCATTTCTTTAGCTTCTTTCAGGCCAAGACCTGTAGCGCCACGAACAGCTTTGATTACGTTAACTTTCTTATCGCCAACAGCTGTTAGAACTACGTCGAATTCTGTTTGCTCAGCAGCGCCTGCGCCTGCATCGCCAGCTGGGCCAGCCATTACAGCTGCAGCAGCAGATACGCCGAATTTTTCTTCCATAGCTGAAACTAATTCAACTACGTCCATTACGGACATTTCAGCGATTGCATTGATGATATCATCTTTAGTCAGAGACATGACTTTTTCCTATAAAACTAGTGGAGCCGAAGCTCATTAAAATCGTATTACAAACCCTGCCAATTATGCAGCGGTTTGTTCTTTCTGATCGCGTACGGCAGCGATGGTACGAACCAACTTGCCAGCTGCTGCTTCTTTCATACAGCTCATCAGTTTCGCCAGACCTTCTTCGTATGTTGGCAAGCTTGCCAGCATAGCGACGTCTACAACTTCACCTTCAAATGCTGCTGTTTTCAGCTCAAACTTATCATTGTCTTTAGCGAATTCTTTCAGAATACGCGCACCAGCACCTGGGTGCTCGTTTGAGAATGCAATGATAGTTGGGCCAACGAAAGAGTCAGACAAACATTCGAACGCTGAGCCAGAAACTGCACGACGTGCCAACGTGTTACGAACAACACGTAGCCATACGCCATTTTCACGCGCTTGCTTACGCAAAGCAGTCATGTCTGTCACGGTAACACCGCGAGAGTCAGCAACTACTGCAGAAAGGGCGCCTTTAGCAGCTTCTTGGACTTCAGCGACGATCGCTTTTTTGTCTTCTAGTCCTAATGCCACAATTAACTCCTGGATTGAGTCTTTCGACTATTTACCAAGCTTGGTATTTCGCAAGCTTTCGAGTGTGCGGTGTATTTCACCGTCTGCGCAGGCCAGTTACCCATTAAGATACGT
Encoded here:
- the rplL gene encoding 50S ribosomal protein L7/L12; the protein is MSLTKDDIINAIAEMSVMDVVELVSAMEEKFGVSAAAAVMAGPAGDAGAGAAEQTEFDVVLTAVGDKKVNVIKAVRGATGLGLKEAKEMVDGAPSTIKEGASKEEAEELKKALEEAGASVELK
- the rplJ gene encoding 50S ribosomal protein L10, whose product is MALGLEDKKAIVAEVQEAAKGALSAVVADSRGVTVTDMTALRKQARENGVWLRVVRNTLARRAVSGSAFECLSDSFVGPTIIAFSNEHPGAGARILKEFAKDNDKFELKTAAFEGEVVDVAMLASLPTYEEGLAKLMSCMKEAAAGKLVRTIAAVRDQKEQTAA